CACCGTTGCTGTTTATCTTATCTGGAATCTTAATCTTGAGGGTATGGCATTGGCAAGAAAAGCTTCCCCGTTTATCCCAGAATCGCCGAGATTATGTGTTTAGCGTTACTGGGCTAGGACTTGCCTTGATTATGATGCTCCCTTATGCCTTGAGTTCTACTGAGTATGGCTTTGCAGTTACAGGGAATGCAATTAGAGCATTACCAGAATTTTCTGAAACAGGACGAATACCTTTTTTTGATGACAATCCTTTTCAGTTTTGGCTATTAGGACAGCACAGTGGTATTCTGCCAAATATATTAGAACACCCACTCTCCTCAATTGGTTTTTTATTACCGATACTGCTGCGCTATCCCGAACGCTTTCCCTTAGTTAAACAAGTTACCAGCAACGTCAGACTTTTACCAAAGATTGCACTGGTATCTTTGGGGATGTTTTTTGCTGCCCATTTCACGCTTTACAAGCTCTTCGCTCCCGCCCGTTATACGCGCTATACACTCAAGTTTGTCATCATTCTGGCAGCCGGAATAGCGATCGCAGCAATACTGGATGCAGTTTTTCGCACGAGCAAGAAGTCTATTCAATTTCCAGAGCGACGGCAGTTTTTAGCCTTCGGGTTAACAGTCTTATTAGGAACTACGCTCGTCTTTTATCCTCTGTTATTGTCACGCTTTCCAAACAGCAATTACATCAAAGGTGAAGCACCAGTCGTATATGAGTTTTTTCGGAAACAACCTAAAGATATTCTCATTGCTGGGTTGTCATCTGAAACAGATAACGTGCCAACATTTTCCCAACGAGCTATCTTGGTTGGCTGGGAGTATGCAGTTCCTTACCATACCAGATATGATCGCGAAATTAGACAACGAGCTACCGATCTCATTCGCGCCCAGTACACTCAAAATTTGGCAGAAGTTCAAAATTTTATTCAGACCTATGGGGTAGATTTTTTCCTGCTAGATCGCACAGCATTTACACCTGAATACATCAAAACTAATCCTTGGCTGAAACAGTGGCAGGTCCTAGCAAAAGATATTTTAGCTACACTAGAGCAGGGCAATGTTCCAGCTTTAGTCAGTACACTACAGCATTGTTCTGTAGTAGAGACGGAAACATTGATTGTACTCCAGGCAAAATGTGTGACTCAGAATTGACCGAGCTTGGGTCTTGGATACGAATGGTGCGAAGAAAAGGCAAATGGCATAAGGGGAAGCGATCGCACTACCGCTTCAAGCTATAAGCGCGACTGGCTCAATCAACTAGGCAACCTGCAACGGCTTTGAGGGAAGCATTCTAGGTTCTGGTAATGGCTCTCCCTCCTCAGTTAAGATTTCAATAAAAGCCTCAATGACTTCCTGACCGTTTTTTGCAGCTTCTTCATAAGTTTTGCCATGGGTATGAAACTGCTGCCAAGGAAACTCAGGCAAATGTACTAAGAAGAGTTGATCCTCTTCTGACCACTGAATCACCATACTATAGCGATAGCTCATCCTTCTCCTTCCTCGTTTTCAGTTTCTTCCAGTTTTTTCAGTGCTTTCTGAATGCTCTTCTCTAAATATAGCGGAGCATCATCTCCATCTTTACCAGGAATAGTTAACGGTTCTTTAGGTAATAACGGATGTTTCCAAAAGGTATGACTTCCTTTACCCCGACCTGGCTGAAGGACATAACCTGCTTTTGCCACCATTGCCTTCAATTCTCTAATTTTCTTGGGCATACGTTCCATTTCTCTGATTAATGGTTCGTCCTCATTGGGAAGGCGATACCTTCGGTAAGCTACGCTAACGCAGGCAACGATAGCAACATCTGGCACTAGCGAGTAGGGAGGTACGATGCAGCGTAGCTCCTGCACTGCTTCAAATTGAGCGGTACGAGCATTGATATAATTGACTAAGTTGCGTTGTAGTCGTGAGTGAAAAAGGGTTAGCATTGTTTTTTGGACGGCTCGCCCATCAATTAATTCCCATGCAGGAGAAGCCTCAATATTAGGTTGAGTAAGAAACTCTGCGAGTGGAATCTTTGCGATTGACTGGGGCATATCTGTTGACAAAATTTCACTATGCTTGTTTGCACAGACTCTTACTATATTTCAATTTCACAATCATATCCCCTAGCCTAAGGGAAGGGGGGAGCGATCGCCTAAAAAATGCTCTACAATAGTTTTTAGCATAACATCGGCTAAAATGCCTGCCACGTAAAGATTTCATCAATTGAAGATTATGAGTCTTTTAACATTAAATTTAGACACCGTTCACCTGACAGATGAACAGTTCTACGAAATCTGTAAAAATAACCACGAGTTGAAATTTGAACGAACTCCCAGAGGAGAATTAATTATTATGTCACCCGTTGGCGGAGAAAGTGGCAATCGAGAAGCCGACTTAATTATCGATTTGGGAATCTGGAATCGGCAAACCGGACTCGGTTATACCTTCAGTTCCTCCACCATATTTAAGTTACCCAATGGTGCCGATCGTTCTCCTGATGCCGCTTGGATTCAGCAGCAACGCTGGGTAGCACTCACGCCCGAACAAAGGCGTAAATTTCCCCCTATCGCACCAGATTTTATCATTGAGTTAAGGTCGGCAACAGACGATCTAGAAATGTTGCGATCCAAAATGCAGGAATATATGGATGCAGGGGTGCAATTGGGATGGTTGATTAACCCCCAACAGCAGCAAGTAGAAATTTATCGCCGAGGAGAGGATGTGGAAGTGCGAAATCTTCCCACAGATTTATCGGGTGAAGATTTATTGCCCGGATTTAACTTGCGCTTATCCCTGTACTGATAGATGGTAAAGTATCAAGCCGCGATCCTGAGAGTCAGACGTATGGGGTATATTTTTTCTTACTGGATCGCACAGCATTTACACCTGAATATATCAACACTAATCCTTGGTTTAGACAGTGGCAGTTCATCGCAAAAGATATTTTAGCTACACTAGAGCAGGGAAATACCCCGGCTATAGTCAGCACACTCAATCGTTGTTCTGTAGTGGAGACTGAGATATTGATTGTACTCCAGGCAGAATGTGTGACAACTCAGAATTGATCGAGCTTGGGAACAATTGCGGATAGTGCTAGTGATAAAGTTAGCGATCGCAACTTTCTTTGTTTTAACTGCCGGAAGTGCGATCGCTTATGCTAGATGAGTTAGAATCAGCATAGTGTACATTCGCGCTAATTATCG
This genomic interval from Scytonema hofmannii PCC 7110 contains the following:
- a CDS encoding type II toxin-antitoxin system HicB family antitoxin, with product MSYRYSMVIQWSEEDQLFLVHLPEFPWQQFHTHGKTYEEAAKNGQEVIEAFIEILTEEGEPLPEPRMLPSKPLQVA
- a CDS encoding type II toxin-antitoxin system HicA family toxin is translated as MPKKIRELKAMVAKAGYVLQPGRGKGSHTFWKHPLLPKEPLTIPGKDGDDAPLYLEKSIQKALKKLEETENEEGEG
- a CDS encoding Uma2 family endonuclease; protein product: MSLLTLNLDTVHLTDEQFYEICKNNHELKFERTPRGELIIMSPVGGESGNREADLIIDLGIWNRQTGLGYTFSSSTIFKLPNGADRSPDAAWIQQQRWVALTPEQRRKFPPIAPDFIIELRSATDDLEMLRSKMQEYMDAGVQLGWLINPQQQQVEIYRRGEDVEVRNLPTDLSGEDLLPGFNLRLSLY